A single genomic interval of Gemmatimonadota bacterium harbors:
- a CDS encoding sigma-54 dependent transcriptional regulator, whose translation MTQAGNGTDILLIEPEESTRRHLRRLLGAGRTLHEASSGEEGLEVFGETAPDLVVMEVRLPDRSGLEVLKAIRKMDRCVPCVVLSREADPRAVVRALGCGANDYLSKADGWAEEIPESVKGLLKAARESRRSEPLPSPAPVPECVEAMVGESAAMMVLREKIARIAAAPVNVVVRGESGSGKELVARQVHALSARRDGNFVDLLIPGLPETLLMDELFGHEKGSFTNGDSERIGHVEAADGGTLMLDEIAELPNDAQVALLRVLQEKTFRRIGGDARKVRRSDFRVISVTQEDLRDLCERGAFRRDLHFRLRQVEIVVPPLRERLDDVPILAEHFLLRHRGWLGDWARGFTPGAIRKLSEWEYRENNVRELENLVIELICRGEGHKVEASVVSLALDERQGAALGCADFTLPDGWMGLSYHEASGHVQDAFQRRYLEHALHRSHGVVKEAARLADIPRQSFSRMLSRHGMSRRKRKG comes from the coding sequence GGCGGGGAATGGAACGGACATCCTCCTGATCGAACCGGAGGAGAGCACTCGTCGGCATCTTCGCCGACTGCTGGGGGCCGGGCGGACGCTGCATGAGGCGTCGTCGGGGGAGGAGGGCCTGGAGGTCTTCGGGGAGACGGCCCCGGATCTGGTGGTGATGGAAGTGCGCCTGCCCGACCGGAGCGGTCTGGAAGTGCTGAAAGCCATCCGGAAGATGGACCGCTGCGTGCCGTGCGTCGTGTTGAGCCGGGAGGCGGATCCGAGGGCGGTTGTCCGGGCGCTGGGCTGCGGCGCGAACGACTACCTGTCGAAGGCGGACGGCTGGGCGGAGGAGATCCCCGAGAGCGTGAAGGGACTGCTGAAGGCGGCTCGTGAATCCAGGCGTTCGGAGCCGCTGCCGTCCCCGGCGCCGGTTCCGGAGTGCGTGGAGGCGATGGTCGGGGAGTCGGCCGCCATGATGGTGCTGCGGGAGAAGATCGCCCGGATCGCGGCGGCTCCGGTGAATGTCGTCGTGCGGGGCGAGTCGGGGTCGGGGAAGGAACTGGTGGCGCGACAGGTTCACGCGCTCTCCGCGCGCCGCGACGGGAACTTCGTCGATCTGCTGATCCCTGGGCTTCCGGAGACGCTTCTCATGGACGAACTCTTCGGGCACGAGAAGGGGTCCTTCACGAACGGAGACTCGGAGCGCATCGGACATGTGGAGGCGGCCGACGGCGGGACGCTCATGCTGGACGAAATCGCCGAACTTCCGAACGACGCGCAGGTGGCCCTCCTGCGGGTGCTTCAGGAGAAGACTTTTCGCAGGATCGGCGGGGATGCGCGGAAGGTGCGCCGGTCGGACTTCCGGGTGATCTCGGTGACGCAGGAAGACCTGAGGGATCTCTGCGAGCGCGGGGCCTTTCGGAGAGATCTGCACTTCCGGCTGAGGCAAGTGGAGATCGTGGTGCCGCCGCTGCGGGAGCGTCTGGACGATGTGCCGATCTTGGCGGAGCACTTCCTCCTGCGGCATCGGGGTTGGCTCGGGGACTGGGCGAGGGGTTTCACGCCGGGCGCCATCCGCAAGCTGAGCGAGTGGGAGTACCGCGAGAACAATGTGCGCGAGCTGGAGAACCTCGTGATTGAGCTGATCTGCCGGGGAGAAGGCCACAAGGTGGAAGCGTCCGTGGTGAGCCTCGCGCTGGATGAGCGGCAGGGGGCGGCGCTCGGGTGTGCGGACTTCACCCTGCCGGACGGGTGGATGGGACTTTCGTACCATGAGGCTTCCGGCCATGTGCAGGATGCATTCCAGCGCCGGTACCTGGAACATGCGCTGCACCGATCGCACGGGGTCGTGAAGGAGGCCGCGCGCCTCGCCGACATCCCGCGCCAGAGCTTCAGCCGAATGCTCTCCCGCCATGGGATGAGCCGGAGGAAGCGGAAGGGCTGA